A region of Nocardioides sp. JS614 DNA encodes the following proteins:
- a CDS encoding acyl-CoA dehydrogenase family protein: protein MHIALTPEQQRLREELREYFTALVTPEVRAGLASATGEFGEAGVYKDVIRTLGSDGWLGIGWPEEYGGQARSMVEQLIFTDVAAVAGVPIPYLTLNTVGPTIMRYGTAEQKEYFLPRILAGDLHFSIGYSEPGSGTDLASLKTRAVREGDEWVINGQKMWTSLIQYADWIWLACRTDPDLPRHKGLSMILVPADAAGFSYTPVHTVAGVSTSATYYEDVRVPYGNLVGELNGGWSLMTNQLNHERVALTSSAPLTHSIELVRRWAQETKNPDGQRVIDAEWVQIALGRAHARTEALSLINWKLAADADAGVDLSPAEASATKIYGSELATEVYRSLMEIVGPNAGVTGDSEGAVLAGRLERYHRSALVMTFGGGTNEIQRDIIGYVGLGLPATKR, encoded by the coding sequence ATGCACATCGCCCTCACGCCCGAGCAGCAGCGGCTCCGCGAGGAGCTGCGCGAGTACTTCACCGCCCTGGTCACCCCCGAGGTGCGCGCCGGCCTCGCATCGGCGACCGGCGAGTTCGGCGAGGCGGGCGTCTACAAGGACGTCATCCGCACCCTCGGGTCCGACGGCTGGCTCGGCATCGGCTGGCCGGAGGAGTACGGCGGGCAGGCTCGCTCGATGGTCGAGCAGCTGATCTTCACCGACGTCGCCGCCGTCGCCGGGGTGCCGATCCCCTACCTGACGCTGAACACCGTCGGGCCCACGATCATGCGCTACGGGACCGCGGAGCAGAAGGAGTACTTCCTGCCGCGCATCCTCGCGGGCGACCTGCACTTCTCCATCGGCTACTCCGAGCCGGGGTCCGGCACCGACCTCGCGTCCCTGAAGACCAGGGCGGTCCGCGAGGGTGACGAGTGGGTGATCAACGGCCAGAAGATGTGGACCTCCCTGATCCAGTACGCCGACTGGATCTGGCTCGCCTGCCGCACCGACCCCGACCTCCCCCGGCACAAGGGCCTGTCGATGATCCTGGTGCCCGCGGACGCTGCCGGCTTCTCCTACACCCCCGTGCACACGGTCGCCGGCGTGAGCACGAGTGCGACCTACTACGAGGACGTCCGGGTGCCGTACGGCAACCTGGTCGGCGAGCTCAACGGCGGCTGGTCGCTGATGACCAACCAGCTCAACCACGAGCGCGTCGCGCTCACCTCGTCCGCACCGCTCACCCACTCGATCGAGCTGGTGCGGCGCTGGGCCCAGGAGACGAAGAACCCCGATGGTCAACGGGTGATCGACGCCGAGTGGGTGCAGATCGCCCTCGGGCGGGCGCACGCGCGCACCGAGGCGCTCTCCCTGATCAACTGGAAGCTCGCGGCCGACGCCGACGCGGGGGTCGACCTGTCCCCCGCGGAGGCGTCGGCCACGAAGATCTACGGCTCCGAGCTGGCGACCGAGGTGTACCGGTCGCTGATGGAGATCGTCGGACCCAACGCCGGCGTGACCGGCGACTCCGAGGGCGCGGTGCTGGCGGGCCGGCTCGAGCGCTACCACCGCTCCGCACTGGTGATGACCTTCGGCGGCGGCACCAACGAGATCCAGCGCGACATCATCGGCTACGTCGGGCTCGGACTGCCCGCGACGAAGAGGTAG
- a CDS encoding Rieske 2Fe-2S domain-containing protein, which translates to MSPTPSSARALDRGTPPERFARGWHCLGLKSTFADGKPHGVEAFGGKLVVWQDSKGEINALDGYCRHMGGDLTQGSVKGDEVACPFHDWRWGGDGRCKAIPYARRVPLRARTERYPVVVRNGQVLVWHDVEGSEPDLDILPPELPGIGTDEYTDWTWEVLDVANAHCREIIDNVVDMAHFFYIHFAFPTSFRNVFEGQVATQFMESTGRPDVDGAGYGDEGLMLKSEASYYGPSYMINWINVDYKGFETEVILINCHVPTSQNSFKLQYGLCVKKPDGIDDATAEYIGKRYSETFKEGFEQDVAIWLNKAPVQNPLLCEEDGPVYQLRRWYEQFYVDQDDVTPEMTERFEFEVDTTKANEHWRAEVEENLARKSAEDAASQDAGAQDTDVTPPIMTGT; encoded by the coding sequence ATGAGCCCCACCCCGTCCAGCGCCCGAGCTCTCGACCGCGGTACGCCGCCGGAGCGGTTCGCCCGCGGCTGGCACTGCCTCGGTCTGAAGTCGACGTTCGCCGACGGCAAGCCGCACGGCGTGGAGGCGTTCGGCGGCAAGCTGGTCGTGTGGCAGGACTCCAAGGGCGAGATCAACGCCCTGGACGGCTACTGCCGGCACATGGGCGGCGACCTCACCCAGGGGAGCGTCAAGGGCGACGAGGTCGCCTGCCCCTTCCACGACTGGCGGTGGGGCGGCGACGGCCGGTGCAAGGCGATCCCGTATGCCCGCCGGGTGCCGCTGCGGGCGCGCACCGAGCGCTACCCGGTGGTGGTCCGCAACGGCCAGGTGCTGGTCTGGCACGACGTCGAGGGTTCCGAGCCCGACCTCGACATCCTGCCTCCGGAGCTGCCCGGGATCGGCACCGACGAGTACACCGACTGGACGTGGGAGGTCCTCGACGTCGCCAACGCGCACTGCCGCGAGATAATCGACAACGTCGTGGACATGGCGCACTTCTTCTACATCCACTTCGCGTTCCCGACCAGCTTCCGCAACGTGTTCGAAGGCCAGGTCGCGACCCAGTTCATGGAGTCGACCGGCCGCCCGGACGTGGACGGCGCCGGGTACGGCGACGAGGGGCTGATGCTGAAGTCGGAGGCCTCCTACTACGGGCCGTCGTACATGATCAACTGGATCAACGTCGACTACAAGGGCTTCGAGACCGAGGTCATCCTGATCAACTGCCACGTCCCGACCTCGCAGAACTCCTTCAAGCTCCAGTACGGACTGTGCGTGAAGAAGCCCGACGGCATCGACGACGCCACGGCCGAGTACATCGGCAAGCGCTACTCCGAGACGTTCAAGGAGGGCTTCGAGCAGGATGTCGCGATCTGGCTGAACAAGGCGCCGGTGCAGAACCCGCTGCTGTGCGAGGAGGACGGCCCGGTCTACCAGCTGCGCCGGTGGTACGAGCAGTTCTACGTCGACCAGGACGACGTCACCCCGGAGATGACCGAGCGGTTCGAGTTCGAGGTCGACACGACCAAGGCCAACGAGCACTGGCGCGCCGAGGTGGAGGAGAACCTCGCGCGGAAGAGCGCCGAGGACGCGGCGAGCCAGGACGCCGGGGCGCAGGACACCGACGTCACGCCGCCGATCATGACGGGGACCTGA